One segment of Theobroma cacao cultivar B97-61/B2 chromosome 9, Criollo_cocoa_genome_V2, whole genome shotgun sequence DNA contains the following:
- the LOC18587719 gene encoding U-box domain-containing protein 6 gives MAKCHRNDIGSIFLDRPSTTTATGNHFRLWTAFSGAAFRRKIFDAVSCGASSRHRHQLMQEVLNDTVPPQPPPPTTTIKSVLKESNEPKKPDRVLKRPNNNGKSEKLADLLNLAEAETDAETKKKVEALEELKRVVKELQVEEEGKKTKAASRVRLLTKEDSEARVTLAMLGTIPPLVAMLDFEDSDSQIAALYALLNLGIGNDANKAAIVKAGAVHKMLKLIESPNAPSQAVSDAIVANFLGLSALDSNKPIIGSSGAISFLVNALKILDKSSSQPRQDALRALYNLSISPSNIPFILEADLIPFLLNGLGDMEVSERILSILSNLVSTPEGRKGISIAAEAFPILVDVLNWTDSPGCQEKASYILMVMAHKSYGDRQAMIEAGIVSSLLELTLLGSTLSQKRASRILEVLRVDKGKQVSENFGGNMSAAVSAPICGSSSSSTNPNGKECLVEEEGMMSEEKKAVKQLVQQSLQNNMRRIVNRANLPQDFVPSEHFKSLTSSSTSKSLPF, from the exons ATGGCCAAGTGTCACAGAAACGACATCGGATCCATCTTCCTCGACCGCCCTTCCACTACCACCGCCACCGGTAATCACTTCCGACTATGGACAGCCTTCTCCGGCGCTGCATTCCGAAGAAAAATCTTCGATGCGGTGAGCTGCGGGGCCAGCTCCCGCCACCGCCACCAGCTCATGCAAGAGGTGCTCAACGACACCGTCCCTCCTCAGCCTCCTCCTCCAACCACCACAATAAAGTCCGTCTTAAAAGAGTCCAACGAACCGAAAAAACCAGACAGGGTGCTGAAAAGACCCAACAACAATGGTAAGTCAGAGAAGCTGGCGGATCTCTTGAACTTAGCGGAAGCGGAAACTGATGCTGAGACTAAGAAGAAAGTGGAAGCTTTGGAGGAGTTAAAGCGCGTGGTTAAGGAATTGCAAgtggaagaagaaggaaagaagaCCAAAGCTGCGAGTAGAGTGAGGCTGCTTACTAAAGAAGACTCGGAAGCCAGAGTGACTTTAGCGATGCTCGGGACGATTCCGCCGTTGGTTGCAATGCTTGATTTTGAAGACTCTGATTCGCAGATCGCTGCTCTCTATGCGTTGCTTAATCTAGGAATCGGAAATGACGC GAACAAAgcagccattgtaaaagcagGGGCTGTGCATAAGATGTTAAAGCTTATTGAATCCCCAAATGCTCCAAGCCAGGCAGTTTCAGATGCCATAGTAGCAAATTTCCTTGGCTTGAGCGCCTTGGATTCGAATAAGCCTATCATTGGATCTTCTGGGGCTATTTCTTTCTTGGTAAACGCCCTCAAGATTTTGGACAAAAGTAGTTCTCAACCAAGACAGGATGCTCTTCGAGCCCTTTATAATCTGTCGATCTCCCCATCGAACATTCCCTTCATTCTAGAAGCGGATTTGATACCCTTTCTGCTGAATGGCTTGGGAGACATGGAAGTTAGTGAGAgaattctttcaattttgagCAATCTAGTATCCACTCCGGAAGGTAGAAAAGGCATTAGCATTGCCGCTGAAGCATTCCCAATTTTGGTTGATGTGTTGAATTGGACCGACTCGCCAGGGTGCCAGGAAAAGGCATCATACATTTTGATGGTAATGGCACATAAATCGTATGGAGACAGACAGGCCATGATTGAAGCTGGCATCGTTTCATCATTGCTTGAACTAACGCTTTTGGGTAGTACATTGTCTCAGAAGAGAGCTTCTAGAATTCTTGAGGTCTTGAGGGTGGACAAAGGGAAGCAAGTTTCAGAGAACTTTGGTGGGAACATGAGTGCAGCAGTGTCTGCTCCTATTTGCGGGTCTTCATCCTCTTCAACAAATCCAAATGGAAAGGAGTGCTTGGTGGAAGAAGAAGGCATGATGAGCGAGGAGAAGAAAGCTGTTAAACAATTGGTCCAACAGAGTTTGCAGAACAACATGAGGAGAATTGTCAATAGGGCCAATTTGCCGCAAGATTTTGTTCCATCAGAACATTTCAAGTCCCTCACATCAAGCTCAACTTCAAAGAGCTTACCCTTTTGA